One part of the Chrysemys picta bellii isolate R12L10 chromosome 14, ASM1138683v2, whole genome shotgun sequence genome encodes these proteins:
- the SALL1 gene encoding sal-like protein 1 isoform X4 — MNDTVNNTDQVDCSDLSEHNKLDKEESMDAEASSINNSSSSSKSVNNSITSSNSSTMGTSAITTSLPQIGDLTALGNFSVINSNVIIENLQSTKVAVAQFSQEARCNGASNNKLAVPALMEQLLALQQQQIHQLQLIEQIRHQILLLASQNTDVSTSSSPSQGTLRTSANPLSTLSSHLSQQLAAAAGLAQSLASQSASISGLKQLPPIQLPQSNSGNTIIPSSSGSSPNINILAAAVTTPSSEKVASNVGGSQLSNPPVSASSSPAFAISSLLSPASNPLLPQPAPNNSVFSNPLSNLGTPAEDLNSLTALAQQRKSKPPNVTAFEAKSTSDEAFFKHKCRFCAKVFGSDSALQIHLRSHTGERPFKCNICGNRFSTKGNLKVHFQRHKEKYPHIQMNPYPVPEHLDNIPTSTGIPYGMSIPPEKPVTSWLDSKPVLSTLTTSVGLPLPPTIPSLTPFIKTEEPQPIPISHHLASPPCSVKSDSGVADPAIKNSNGHSDEAEVSALPTTNGKTEENTHTSNSFTNINSSVSSPAADSSSNSIVTFTNPLMPLMSEQFKAKFPFGGLLDSTSASETSKLQQLVENIDKKATDPNECIICHRVLSCQSALKMHYRTHTGERPFKCKICGRAFTTKGNLKTHYSVHRAMPPLRVQHSCPICQKKFTNAVVLQQHIRMHMGGQIPNTPVTENYPESMESDTGSFDEKNFDDLDNFSDENMEDCPDSSVPDTPKSVDASQDSLSSSPLPLEMSSIAALENQMKMINAGLAEQLQASLKSVENGSVEGDVMTNDSSSIGGDMESQSAGSPAISESTSSMQALSPSNSTNDYHKSPSIEEKQLRALPSEFANGLSPTPANGGALDLTSSNTDKIIKEESLSMLFPFRDRGKFKNTACDICGKTFACQSALDIHYRSHTKERPFICTVCNRGFSTKGNLKQHMLTHQMRDLPSQLFEPNSNIGPNQNSSVIPANSLSSLIKTEVNGFLHGSPQDSKETPPGLVPLGPLPSSATSPVLLPTLPRRTPKQHYCNTCGKTFSSSSALQIHERTHTGEKPFACTICGRAFTTKGNLKVHMGTHMWNSTPARRGRRLSVDGPMTFLGGNPVKFPEMFQKDLAARSGNGDPSSFWNQYAAALSNGLAMKTNEISVIQNGGIPPIPGSLGNGGSSPISGLTGSLEKLQNSEPNAPLAGLEKMASNENGTNFRFTRFVEDNKEIVTN, encoded by the exons ATGAATGACACAGTTAATAACACAGATCAAGTAGACTGCAGTGACCTTTCAGAGCATAACAAACTTGACAAGGAAGAATCCATGGATGCGGAGGCTTCCAGCATTAACAATAGCAGTAGCAGTTCCAAGAGCGTCAACAATAGTATTACAAGCAGTAACAGCTCCACAATGGGTACCTCAGCTATAACAACCTCTCTACCTCAAATAGGGGATCTGACAGCATTAGGCAACTTTTCAGTGATAAATAGCAATGTCATAATAGAAAACCTTCAAAGTACGAAAGTGGCGGTAGCACAGTTCTCACAGGAAGCGAGATGTAATGGTGCGTCAAATAATAAGCTTGCTGTACCTGCCCTAATGGAGCAACTGTTGGCTTTACAGCAACAGCAGATCCACCAGTTGCAACTGATTGAACAAATTCGTCACCAAATATTATTGTTGGCTTCCCAAAACACAGACGTGTCAACATCATCTAGCCCTTCTCAAGGTACTTTACGAACATCTGCCAACCCCTTGTCCACGTTAAGTTCCCATTTATCCCAGCAGCTGGCTGCGGCAGCTGGATTAGCACAAAGCCTTGCTAGTCAATCTGCCAGCATCAGTGGTTTGAAACAACTACCCCCTATACAGCTACCTCAGAGCAACTCTGGCAATACTATAATTCCATCCAGTAGTGGCTCTTCTCCAAATATTAACATACTGGCAGCAGCAGTTACAACACCATCCTCAGAAAAAGTGGCTTCAAATGTTGGTGGCTCACAGCTCAGCAACCCACCAGTATCAGCATCATCTTCACCAGCTTTTGCAATAAGCAGTTTATTAAGTCCTGCATCTAATCCACTTCTACCTCAACCCGCCCCTAATAACTCGGTTTTCTCCAACCCCTTGTCCAATCTTGGAACACCTGCAGAGGATTTAAACTCCTTGACTGCCTTGGCACAGCAAAGAAAAAGCAAGCCACCAAATGTAACTGCTTTTGAAGCAAAAAGTACTTCTGATGAGgcattttttaaacataaatgCAGGTTCTGTGCGAAAGTCTTTGGGAGTGACAGTGCCTTGCAGATTCACTTACGTTCTCACACTGGCGAGAGGCCCTTCAAATGCAACATATGTGGAAACAGATTCTCCACAAAGGGAAATTTAAAAGTCCACTTTCAGCGTCATAAAGAAAAATACCCTCATATTCAAATGAATCCATACCCAGTGCCAGAGCATTTGGACAATATTCCGACAAGCACAGGTATTCCTTATGGGATGTCTATCCCACCAGAGAAACCTGTAACCAGCTGGCTGGACAGCAAGCCAGTTTTGTCTACTTTGACTACTTCTGTTGGCCTGCCACTCCCACCAACAATTCCAAGCTTGACACCATTTATCAAAACTGAGGAGCCTCAACCTATTCCCATTAGCCATCATTTGGCTAGCCCTCCATGTTCTGTCAAAAGTGACTCGGGAGTAGCTGATCCTGCTATAAAAAATTCAAATGGACACTCAGATGAGGCAGAAGTCAGTGCTTTGCCTACCACAAATGGGAAAACAGAAGAAAACACTCACACTTCAAACTCCTTCACTAATATTAACAGCTCTGTGAGTTCACCGGCAGCAGACTCCAGCTCGAACAGCATTGTCACTTTTACAAATCCACTGATGCCTCTAATGTCGGAGCAATTTAAGGCAAAGTTTCCATTTGGAGGACTACTAGATTCAACGTCGGCATCAGAAACATCAAAATTGCAGCAACTGGTGGAAAATATTGACAAAAAGGCAACCGATCCTAATGAGTGTATTATTTGCCATCGAGTTCTCAGTTGCCAGAGTGCATTAAAAATGCATTATCGCACACATACTGGCGAAAGGCCATTTAAATGTAAAATTTGTGGTCGTGCTTTCACTACTAAAGGAAATTTAAAGACTCATTACAGTGTTCATCGTGCCATGCCCCCGCTGAGAGTACAACATTCATGCCCGATCTGCCAGAAAAAGTTCACCAATGCTGTTGTGCTACAGCAGCATATCAGAATGCATATGGGAGGACAGATTCCCAATACGCCTGTCACAGAAAACTATCCAGAGTCAATGGAATCTGACACCGGATCTTTTGATGAGAAGAATTTTGATGATCTAGACAACTTCTCAGATGAGAACATGGAAGACTGTCCTGACAGCAGCGTGCCAGATACACCTAAATCTGtggatgcatcccaagacagcttATCTTCTTCCCCTCTGCCACTGGAAATGTCAAGTATTGCTGCTTTAGAAAATCAAATGAAGATGATCAATGCAGGACTTGCTGAACAACTTCAAGCTAGCTTAAAATCAGTTGAAAATGGGTCAGTGGAGGGGGATGTTATGACAAATGATTCATCGTCTATTGGTGGTGATATGGAAAGCCAAAGTGCTGGAAGTCCTGCTATCTCAGAGTCTACCTCTTCTATGCAGGCTTTGTCCCCATCCAACAGCACTAATGATTACCACAAATCACCAAGTATTGAAGAGAAACAACTAAGAGCTTTACCAAGTGAGTTTGCCAATGGTTTGTCTCCAACCCCTGCTAACGGTGGTGCTTTGGACTTGACATCTAGTAACACAGATAAAATAATTAAAGAAGAATCTTTGAGTATGCTCTTTCCTTTCAGAGATAGaggtaaatttaaaaacacagcGTGTGACATTTGTGGCAAAACGTTTGCTTGTCAGAGTGCCTTGGACATTCATTACAGAAGTCATACCAAAGAGAGACCATTTATTTGCACAGTTTGCAATCGTGGCTTTTCCACAAAGGGTAATTTGAAGCAGCATATGTTGACACATCAAATGCGAGATCTGCCATCACAGCTTTTTGAGCCCAATTCCAATATTGGCCCTAATCAGAACTCTTCAGTTATACCTGCTAATTCATTGTCATCTCTCATAAAGACTGAGGTTAATGGCTTTCTGCACGGCTCTCCTCAGGATAGCAAAGAAACACCGCCTGGTCTTGTTCCTCTGGGGCCTTTGCCATCTTCTGCCACATCACCAGTTCTGCTTCCAACTCTACCCCGAAGAACTCCCAAACAGCACTACTGCAACACATGTGGGAAAACATTTTCATCTTCTAGTGCTTTGCAGATTCATGAAAGGACACACACTGGCGAAAAGCCTTTTGCCTGCACTATATGTGGAAGAGCTTTCACGACAAAAGGCAATCTTAAG GTTCACATGGGCACTCACATGTGGAACAGCACTCCGGCGAGACGAGGCAGACGACTTTCCGTGGATGGTCCCATGACATTTCTAGGAGGCAATCCTGTAAAATTCCCAGAAATGTTTCAGAAAGATTTGGCTGCAAGGTCAGGAAACGGAGACCCTTCCAGCTTCTGGAATCAGTATGCAGCTGCACTCTCCAATGGCTTGGCTATGAAGACCAATGAGATCTCAGTCATTCAGAATGGTGGCATCCCTCCAATTCCTGGAAGCCTGGGCAATGGAGGCAGTTCACCTATTAGTGGGTTGACTGGAAGCCTGGAGAAGCTCCAGAATTCTGAACCTAATGCACCTCTAGCTGGTCTGGAGAAAATGGCAAGCAATGAAAATGGGACAAACTTCCGTTTTACACGTTTTGTGGAAGACAACAAAGAAATTGTAACAAATTAG
- the SALL1 gene encoding sal-like protein 1 isoform X3 produces MGNTEKGHANRTTKNKDAHVCGRCCAEFFELSDLLQHKKNCTKNQLVLIVNENPASPSETFPPRSPSDNPDEQMNDTVNNTDQVDCSDLSEHNKLDKEESMDAEASSINNSSSSSKSVNNSITSSNSSTMGTSAITTSLPQIGDLTALGNFSVINSNVIIENLQSTKVAVAQFSQEARCNGASNNKLAVPALMEQLLALQQQQIHQLQLIEQIRHQILLLASQNTDVSTSSSPSQGTLRTSANPLSTLSSHLSQQLAAAAGLAQSLASQSASISGLKQLPPIQLPQSNSGNTIIPSSSGSSPNINILAAAVTTPSSEKVASNVGGSQLSNPPVSASSSPAFAISSLLSPASNPLLPQPAPNNSVFSNPLSNLGTPAEDLNSLTALAQQRKSKPPNVTAFEAKSTSDEAFFKHKCRFCAKVFGSDSALQIHLRSHTGERPFKCNICGNRFSTKGNLKVHFQRHKEKYPHIQMNPYPVPEHLDNIPTSTGIPYGMSIPPEKPVTSWLDSKPVLSTLTTSVGLPLPPTIPSLTPFIKTEEPQPIPISHHLASPPCSVKSDSGVADPAIKNSNGHSDEAEVSALPTTNGKTEENTHTSNSFTNINSSVSSPAADSSSNSIVTFTNPLMPLMSEQFKAKFPFGGLLDSTSASETSKLQQLVENIDKKATDPNECIICHRVLSCQSALKMHYRTHTGERPFKCKICGRAFTTKGNLKTHYSVHRAMPPLRVQHSCPICQKKFTNAVVLQQHIRMHMGGQIPNTPVTENYPESMESDTGSFDEKNFDDLDNFSDENMEDCPDSSVPDTPKSVDASQDSLSSSPLPLEMSSIAALENQMKMINAGLAEQLQASLKSVENGSVEGDVMTNDSSSIGGDMESQSAGSPAISESTSSMQALSPSNSTNDYHKSPSIEEKQLRALPSEFANGLSPTPANGGALDLTSSNTDKIIKEESLSMLFPFRDRGKFKNTACDICGKTFACQSALDIHYRSHTKERPFICTVCNRGFSTKGNLKQHMLTHQMRDLPSQLFEPNSNIGPNQNSSVIPANSLSSLIKTEVNGFLHGSPQDSKETPPGLVPLGPLPSSATSPVLLPTLPRRTPKQHYCNTCGKTFSSSSALQIHERTHTGEKPFACTICGRAFTTKGNLKVHMGTHMWNSTPARRGRRLSVDGPMTFLGGNPVKFPEMFQKDLAARSGNGDPSSFWNQYAAALSNGLAMKTNEISVIQNGGIPPIPGSLGNGGSSPISGLTGSLEKLQNSEPNAPLAGLEKMASNENGTNFRFTRFVEDNKEIVTN; encoded by the exons GAAACACAGAAAAGGGTCACGCAAATCGAACCACTAAGAACAAGGATGCCCATGTCTGTGGCAGGTGCTGTGCTGAGTTCTTTGAATTATCAGATCTCCTGCAACACAAGAAGAACTGTACTAAAAATCAATTAGTTTTAATTGTGAATGAAAATCCAGCTTCTCCTTCTGAAACCTTCCCTCCTCGTTCCCCTTCTGATAATCCTGATGAACAGATGAATGACACAGTTAATAACACAGATCAAGTAGACTGCAGTGACCTTTCAGAGCATAACAAACTTGACAAGGAAGAATCCATGGATGCGGAGGCTTCCAGCATTAACAATAGCAGTAGCAGTTCCAAGAGCGTCAACAATAGTATTACAAGCAGTAACAGCTCCACAATGGGTACCTCAGCTATAACAACCTCTCTACCTCAAATAGGGGATCTGACAGCATTAGGCAACTTTTCAGTGATAAATAGCAATGTCATAATAGAAAACCTTCAAAGTACGAAAGTGGCGGTAGCACAGTTCTCACAGGAAGCGAGATGTAATGGTGCGTCAAATAATAAGCTTGCTGTACCTGCCCTAATGGAGCAACTGTTGGCTTTACAGCAACAGCAGATCCACCAGTTGCAACTGATTGAACAAATTCGTCACCAAATATTATTGTTGGCTTCCCAAAACACAGACGTGTCAACATCATCTAGCCCTTCTCAAGGTACTTTACGAACATCTGCCAACCCCTTGTCCACGTTAAGTTCCCATTTATCCCAGCAGCTGGCTGCGGCAGCTGGATTAGCACAAAGCCTTGCTAGTCAATCTGCCAGCATCAGTGGTTTGAAACAACTACCCCCTATACAGCTACCTCAGAGCAACTCTGGCAATACTATAATTCCATCCAGTAGTGGCTCTTCTCCAAATATTAACATACTGGCAGCAGCAGTTACAACACCATCCTCAGAAAAAGTGGCTTCAAATGTTGGTGGCTCACAGCTCAGCAACCCACCAGTATCAGCATCATCTTCACCAGCTTTTGCAATAAGCAGTTTATTAAGTCCTGCATCTAATCCACTTCTACCTCAACCCGCCCCTAATAACTCGGTTTTCTCCAACCCCTTGTCCAATCTTGGAACACCTGCAGAGGATTTAAACTCCTTGACTGCCTTGGCACAGCAAAGAAAAAGCAAGCCACCAAATGTAACTGCTTTTGAAGCAAAAAGTACTTCTGATGAGgcattttttaaacataaatgCAGGTTCTGTGCGAAAGTCTTTGGGAGTGACAGTGCCTTGCAGATTCACTTACGTTCTCACACTGGCGAGAGGCCCTTCAAATGCAACATATGTGGAAACAGATTCTCCACAAAGGGAAATTTAAAAGTCCACTTTCAGCGTCATAAAGAAAAATACCCTCATATTCAAATGAATCCATACCCAGTGCCAGAGCATTTGGACAATATTCCGACAAGCACAGGTATTCCTTATGGGATGTCTATCCCACCAGAGAAACCTGTAACCAGCTGGCTGGACAGCAAGCCAGTTTTGTCTACTTTGACTACTTCTGTTGGCCTGCCACTCCCACCAACAATTCCAAGCTTGACACCATTTATCAAAACTGAGGAGCCTCAACCTATTCCCATTAGCCATCATTTGGCTAGCCCTCCATGTTCTGTCAAAAGTGACTCGGGAGTAGCTGATCCTGCTATAAAAAATTCAAATGGACACTCAGATGAGGCAGAAGTCAGTGCTTTGCCTACCACAAATGGGAAAACAGAAGAAAACACTCACACTTCAAACTCCTTCACTAATATTAACAGCTCTGTGAGTTCACCGGCAGCAGACTCCAGCTCGAACAGCATTGTCACTTTTACAAATCCACTGATGCCTCTAATGTCGGAGCAATTTAAGGCAAAGTTTCCATTTGGAGGACTACTAGATTCAACGTCGGCATCAGAAACATCAAAATTGCAGCAACTGGTGGAAAATATTGACAAAAAGGCAACCGATCCTAATGAGTGTATTATTTGCCATCGAGTTCTCAGTTGCCAGAGTGCATTAAAAATGCATTATCGCACACATACTGGCGAAAGGCCATTTAAATGTAAAATTTGTGGTCGTGCTTTCACTACTAAAGGAAATTTAAAGACTCATTACAGTGTTCATCGTGCCATGCCCCCGCTGAGAGTACAACATTCATGCCCGATCTGCCAGAAAAAGTTCACCAATGCTGTTGTGCTACAGCAGCATATCAGAATGCATATGGGAGGACAGATTCCCAATACGCCTGTCACAGAAAACTATCCAGAGTCAATGGAATCTGACACCGGATCTTTTGATGAGAAGAATTTTGATGATCTAGACAACTTCTCAGATGAGAACATGGAAGACTGTCCTGACAGCAGCGTGCCAGATACACCTAAATCTGtggatgcatcccaagacagcttATCTTCTTCCCCTCTGCCACTGGAAATGTCAAGTATTGCTGCTTTAGAAAATCAAATGAAGATGATCAATGCAGGACTTGCTGAACAACTTCAAGCTAGCTTAAAATCAGTTGAAAATGGGTCAGTGGAGGGGGATGTTATGACAAATGATTCATCGTCTATTGGTGGTGATATGGAAAGCCAAAGTGCTGGAAGTCCTGCTATCTCAGAGTCTACCTCTTCTATGCAGGCTTTGTCCCCATCCAACAGCACTAATGATTACCACAAATCACCAAGTATTGAAGAGAAACAACTAAGAGCTTTACCAAGTGAGTTTGCCAATGGTTTGTCTCCAACCCCTGCTAACGGTGGTGCTTTGGACTTGACATCTAGTAACACAGATAAAATAATTAAAGAAGAATCTTTGAGTATGCTCTTTCCTTTCAGAGATAGaggtaaatttaaaaacacagcGTGTGACATTTGTGGCAAAACGTTTGCTTGTCAGAGTGCCTTGGACATTCATTACAGAAGTCATACCAAAGAGAGACCATTTATTTGCACAGTTTGCAATCGTGGCTTTTCCACAAAGGGTAATTTGAAGCAGCATATGTTGACACATCAAATGCGAGATCTGCCATCACAGCTTTTTGAGCCCAATTCCAATATTGGCCCTAATCAGAACTCTTCAGTTATACCTGCTAATTCATTGTCATCTCTCATAAAGACTGAGGTTAATGGCTTTCTGCACGGCTCTCCTCAGGATAGCAAAGAAACACCGCCTGGTCTTGTTCCTCTGGGGCCTTTGCCATCTTCTGCCACATCACCAGTTCTGCTTCCAACTCTACCCCGAAGAACTCCCAAACAGCACTACTGCAACACATGTGGGAAAACATTTTCATCTTCTAGTGCTTTGCAGATTCATGAAAGGACACACACTGGCGAAAAGCCTTTTGCCTGCACTATATGTGGAAGAGCTTTCACGACAAAAGGCAATCTTAAG GTTCACATGGGCACTCACATGTGGAACAGCACTCCGGCGAGACGAGGCAGACGACTTTCCGTGGATGGTCCCATGACATTTCTAGGAGGCAATCCTGTAAAATTCCCAGAAATGTTTCAGAAAGATTTGGCTGCAAGGTCAGGAAACGGAGACCCTTCCAGCTTCTGGAATCAGTATGCAGCTGCACTCTCCAATGGCTTGGCTATGAAGACCAATGAGATCTCAGTCATTCAGAATGGTGGCATCCCTCCAATTCCTGGAAGCCTGGGCAATGGAGGCAGTTCACCTATTAGTGGGTTGACTGGAAGCCTGGAGAAGCTCCAGAATTCTGAACCTAATGCACCTCTAGCTGGTCTGGAGAAAATGGCAAGCAATGAAAATGGGACAAACTTCCGTTTTACACGTTTTGTGGAAGACAACAAAGAAATTGTAACAAATTAG